The nucleotide sequence GCTATAATTTTAACTTATGCTTAGAGATTGGATATTAGTTATTTTAGTTTTGGCAATAACCGTCGTTGGCGGTCTTTTTGCAATTCCTGGCAATATTGCAAAAAAAATAAACCTTCCAGTTCCAGAACAATTTGAAAAACCCTTTAAGCTTGGGCTTGATTTACAAGGAGGGACTCATCTTTTATATGAGGCAGACTTGAGTGGAATTAAAAAAGCAGATTGGGAAGAATCTGCAAATGGGCTTCGCGATGTAATTGAAAGAAGAGTTAATCTTTTTGGAGTTCAGGAGCCCGTGGTTCAAACCGAACAAACTTCAAAAGGATATCGTTTAATTGTTGAGCTTGCAGGAATTGATGATCCGGCAGAGGCTATTAAAGAAATAGGGAAGACACCATTTTTGGAATTTAGAGAAGAAATGTCAGATGCAGAAAAAAAGAAAATATTAAATATGTTGCCCCCAGAGCAAATTGAAGAGACAATAAAACAGGTTGAGAAACAAACAGGAAAGAAGGTAAAGAAAGAAGATGTTGTTGATTATCTACCTCTATATACACCAACAGAGCTTACAGGAAAGTATTTAAAATCAGCAAAAGTTGATTTTAGTGAAAATACTTTTGAACCGTATATTTCACTTGAATTTAATGCAGAGGGCGCAAAACTTTTCAGAGACCTTACAAAAAAGAACAAAGGTAAGACCCTTGCTATATATATTGATAACCAGATGATTTCCTCGCCTACCGTACAAGAAGAAATTTCTGGAGGCAAAGCTCAAATTACAGGACAATTTACGATTGAGGAAGCAAAAGAATTAGCAAGGAATTTGAGTGCAGGGGCTTTGCCAGTTCCTATAAAACTTATCTCGCAGCAGACAGTCGGCCCTTCTTTGGGAAAAGTTTCTATTGAGAAAAGTGTTAATGCTGGTGTAATTGGTTTCTTGCTTGTTATTTTGTTTATGATTTTATTTTATAGATTATCCGGTATTTTTGCATCGTTTTCCTTGCTTTTTTATGGAGTTCTTATACTTTCTTTATTTAAGTTAATTCCGGTCACCCTTACTTTGGCAGGTATTGCGGGCTTTGTTTTATCTTTGGGTATGGCGGTTGATGCCAATGTTTTAGTTTTTGAAAGACTAAAAGAAGAACTAAAAGAGAAAGAAAGTTTTGATCTTGCAATTAACAATGCTTTTTCACGTGCCTGGACCGCAGTTCGTGATGGTAATATCACAACTTTAATTACTTGCTTAATTTTATTTTTAGTTTCTTCTGGTTTTGTCCAGGGCTTTGCTTTAGTCCTTGGAATTGGCGTTCTTGTTAGTATGTTCTCGGCTATGATAATTACAAAGCTTTATATAAAAACGTTTAGCAATACAAAATTGGGTAAATTAGAAAAACTTTGGACAAGATAAAAATATGAACATAGTTAAATATTCCAAATTTTATTTTATATTTTCAGGATTACTTATTTTGACAAGCGTAATTTTTCTTTTTGCGTGGGGTTTTAAGCTCGGAGTTGATTTTACTGGTGGAAGTCTTTTAGAATTAAAGTTTATACAAAAGGAGCCTAAGATTTCTGAATTAAGAAAAGAAATTAATTCAGTTTTAGGAACAGATTTTACCCTTCAGGAATCTGGTGAGAAAGGAATAATTTTAAGGGCAAAAAATATAACAGAAGAGGAACATCAAGAAATAATAGATACTTTGGGTGGGAAGGATGAAGTCATTGAAGAAAGATTTGAAATGGTGGGTTCTGTTGTTGGGAAAGAGCTTAGACGTAGTACAATGATTGCTTTAATTTTGGCTTTATTTTTTATTACAATTTATGTTGCATCAGCATTTAGGAAAGTTTCAAAACCAATACCTTCTTGGCAATATGCTATTGCGGCGTTAATTGCTTTATTTCACGATATTTTAATTACATGTGGTGCTTTTGCTCTTTTCGGAAAATTTTTAGGGATTGAAGTTAATATTCCTTTTGTCGCGGCACTTCTTACAATTCTTGGTTATTCAATTAATGACACAATTGTAATTTTTGACAGGCTAAGAGAACACATTGTTAGAGAGGATGAAACATTCGGCAATATAGTAAATATATCCATTAAGGAAACTTTTGCTCGTTCGCTTTTTACCTCAATCACTACACTCTTACCTCTTTTTGCAATATTATTTTTTGGGGGAGAAACACTATTTCCATTCGTCCTTGCTTTAATTATTGGAATTTTCTTTGGTACTTATTCTTCAATATTTATTGCTCCACCAGTTTTGTATTCATGGATAAGATTAAAAGAAAAAAGAAGTTCTTGATAATATTGACATTTTGGATTTTTAAACATAAAATAGAAAACGTGCAAAACAAGCACGTTTTTTGTTTGGCTTGGAATATCATACATAACAGGAAAGGAGAGTGATTGTTGAATGGCAAAGATTTCTTGTCGTTGCTGTCTTTGCGGGGCAGAAGTTAACGTAAAATGCGGAGAGGAAGATCTGGACGGAGAATCAAATTCTCCCCTGATTGTGTCCTGCTCAAACAGCATCTGTCCAGCAGTTCTTCATCTAAAGATGAGAGGAGGAACTATAAAGAGCGTAAGAGCTCTGAATCCGCCCCCATCTTAATCAGTACATTTGAATTCTTCTCAGCCGAGGCATTGCGCCTCGGCTGATTTGTTTTAATTTAAAAGATTTTTGATAAAATAAAATTAAAGCAGGTTTTTTGCTCCTTTTATGGGAGGTGATAGTTATAAATCTAAAGAGAAAGAGGGTGAGACGCGATGGTACATAAAAGACATTTTTCGTCTTCGTCTGACGGCAAACAGAAAAAAGAAGCACATAGAAGCGGCGAAGTAATGTTACGAGAAGTAAAAAGGATAATAGACAAGAAAGGTCCTCGAAACAACGAAGAACAATTTCTTATCGAGAAGATCGTTTACCCTTTTATTCTTAACAGAATTACAATGGAACAAATAAAAAGGGATGACGAAGAAGCACGCCTCTTTGGGTTCTCCGAAGAGGAAATAATCTCGCTAAGGAAGGAAGTTCTTAAGTCGGACCAGGCTTTTTTGGAAGACTGGGAAGAAAAGCTGGAAAAGATAATCTATCCCGACAAAAAGGAGAAGAGAGGAAATAAAGAAAGGGTTACCTGCGAAAAATAAACAACTATCACCTCCCACTCCTTTTTGCTAGCTTTTTAAAAGCTATTTTTTTATGGTAAAATAACTAAAATATGAATTGGTATTCTTTCTCTGTTGAAAACACTATAAAAAAATTAAAAACTGATTTTAAAAGTGGTCTTTCCGAAAGAGAGGTTATTTTACGTAGAAAAAAAATCGGAGAGAACCAAATTCCAGAAAAAAAACTTCCTTCCCGTATACAGATATTTTTTGAACAATTTAAGAGTCCTTTAATTTACATATTACTTTTGGCAGGAGTAGTGCTTTTATTTTTAACAAAAACAAAACAAGATTCTATTGTTATATTTGCTGCTGTAATTATTAGTGTTATTTTTG is from Candidatus Paceibacterota bacterium and encodes:
- the secD gene encoding protein translocase subunit SecD; this encodes MLRDWILVILVLAITVVGGLFAIPGNIAKKINLPVPEQFEKPFKLGLDLQGGTHLLYEADLSGIKKADWEESANGLRDVIERRVNLFGVQEPVVQTEQTSKGYRLIVELAGIDDPAEAIKEIGKTPFLEFREEMSDAEKKKILNMLPPEQIEETIKQVEKQTGKKVKKEDVVDYLPLYTPTELTGKYLKSAKVDFSENTFEPYISLEFNAEGAKLFRDLTKKNKGKTLAIYIDNQMISSPTVQEEISGGKAQITGQFTIEEAKELARNLSAGALPVPIKLISQQTVGPSLGKVSIEKSVNAGVIGFLLVILFMILFYRLSGIFASFSLLFYGVLILSLFKLIPVTLTLAGIAGFVLSLGMAVDANVLVFERLKEELKEKESFDLAINNAFSRAWTAVRDGNITTLITCLILFLVSSGFVQGFALVLGIGVLVSMFSAMIITKLYIKTFSNTKLGKLEKLWTR
- the secF gene encoding protein translocase subunit SecF, whose translation is MNIVKYSKFYFIFSGLLILTSVIFLFAWGFKLGVDFTGGSLLELKFIQKEPKISELRKEINSVLGTDFTLQESGEKGIILRAKNITEEEHQEIIDTLGGKDEVIEERFEMVGSVVGKELRRSTMIALILALFFITIYVASAFRKVSKPIPSWQYAIAALIALFHDILITCGAFALFGKFLGIEVNIPFVAALLTILGYSINDTIVIFDRLREHIVREDETFGNIVNISIKETFARSLFTSITTLLPLFAILFFGGETLFPFVLALIIGIFFGTYSSIFIAPPVLYSWIRLKEKRSS